The following DNA comes from Enterocloster bolteae.
CGTGCCAAATCTAACAGCACGCCTGTGTTTTCCGTATTAAACCGGAGGGCATGGATAGCCTCTGCCCTCAGTTCCTTCTTCGCCCGTTTAAGAAGGCCCAGATAAAATTCATTTTCCGCCCCGCCGCATATGGACTCTATGACCCTGAGCCTGTGTATCCGCCCGTTATCCGTGGTCTCCCAGAATCCCCGCTTCACAAGCGGAACAATCTGTCCATCCTTCCCAGACAGAAACTTCTCTGCCGCATCTGCTATCTCCGCATACCGGTCCGAAAGAGCCGTTATGACAGCCGCCTGCAGACGGTAATCCTCAAAAACAAGGGGATGCTCCTCCATGGCCTCGGTGATGGGCACCAGCCGTCCTCCTCCGGACTCCGTCAGCGCCTGCTCCAGGGGATGAACCTGGCTGTAGGGCAGGCACGGCGCATAACTGCGTGATATCAGCTCCAGCGGCCGGGGCCCTGCCTCAGCCCCCGCCTCTGGTTCAGGCCGGGTCAGTGCATCCCCGCTGTCCTGTCCTATATGATAACCGGTCTCATATCCGGCCTGGGTACACAAAAGGGCCTCTGATAGGGCCAGGGCATCTAACAGACAGCCCGGACGGTCCTCACAGTCCGGTGCCATAACGTTCTCTGCCATTGTATACAATTTTTTTATCACCGGCACGGCCTGGGCCAGGGGCCGGATCTGCTCCACTGCCCTCCTGAGCCGGAAATCATCTCCAATCAGGTTCACCCCGGCCACTGCCGCTGCTCCAAGGCGCTCATGGAGTTCATATAATCCCTGCAATTCCATGGTAATTCCTCCCTTTCCTGGTTCTGTCCGTCAATAGAGCAGGCGGACCACTTCTTTTGCCGTGATGATTGAATAGGGGTGCAGACATATCCTATGTCTGCTCCTGTCATACCAGAGAACTCCGAACATCACCTGATTTCCTGCCATCTGCCTGTCAGGCAGGATGTCCAGGCGGCAGACAGACGGCCTGTCCCCCGGCCTGTCCTTCAGTTCTATGGTGCTGTTGCCGCAGTACATTATGTATTCCCGCTGCTCCCCCTTGACGCCTTCTGTGCCGACTGTCCCCAGCCCGTCATAGGATACCAGACAGCCGAACCGCCCGTCCGACAATGTGTTTTTAAGCTCATTCTTTGCCGCCTTTACCAGTTCGGGAAGGGATGAAGAGGCCTTATCACGGGCTTCTGCCAGCAGTTCTCCGGTCACCGGCAGGAATTCCTGTCCCTCCCAGCGTATCCTCCGTCCGTTCTCTCCCGGATAATATACCAGCATGGGCACCCTGAGCGCTTCCGTCACGGAATCCTCTTCCTTCACATACTTGAGGGCCTTCACAGGGCGGTAATTATAGGTAATATCAATCTCACCGCTGTCCAAATCCAGCCACCAGCCCTTGTCCACCAGTTCCCTTCTGGCCCCGTCATAGCTGACATGAAAGGACAGCTGGAGCAGGCGTACGTTTTCCTTTTTAAGCCCCAGCTCTATCAGCCTATCCAGGTTCCAGATTCCGCCCAGCTCCTCATACAGGACGCTTGCGTCATCCTCCACCTGGCCCTGCTCCAGCTTTTCCGTCAGATAAGCCCTTGACTTTTTTATCAGGGCCCGGAGAAATACCAGGATTCTTACGGCCTCTTTGTAATCCCCTTTTCCATCCTCCTTAAGCCGCGAAACCTCCAGCACAAGGGACTGCACCAGTCTTTGGGGACCCGGAAGGTAGTAATCCCCCAGCTGCTTTGCCAGGTCCTGGTATACCTTCACCGATGTTCCGTTCAGGGTTCCCAGTCCTGCCTCCACCAGCTCCCTCACCACCTTCTCCGCCAGGTCCAGTCCCTCCAGCTGTTTCTTAAGCTTCTTTGTCCTGGCTGCCTGATTCGTCTTTTTAGGGGCCCTGGGCCTGTCACCCTGACTCTCCTTTTTTCCTGCCCTGACATCCTTCTTCGCCCTTTTATCCAATATATCCTGGGGAATGTCACAGATATCCCAATGGCGGCCCTGTGACAGCTCCATCATGAGAGCCAGACCATGTTTGCACGGAAACTGCCTGCTGGGGCAGCTGCAGCGGCACACCGGGGCGTCATTGTCCGCAAAATCCAGGGTCACCCTGTAGGCCGAACTGCCGCTTCCCTTGCAGGAGCCCATGTAAAAGGTGTCGTCCTCTGACCGGGCATGTTCTGTGAAACCTCCGCTTTTGACAATTTTTCTTGCATTATTGACCGCATTGGCATTGGGAGCCATGGCGGCAATCTGCTGTTCCGGGATTTCCCTCATAATATCCTCCATCCTGTACACGAACTGCGGTACAACTATGTGATTGGTTATTTATTCCATTATACGGAAATTTGGAGGGGGTTGCAATGGAAAGTGGGGCAAAGCGTAAAAAGGCTGCCGCCTTTCCGGTCTTTCAACCGTTAAAGCGGCAGCCCGGCCTTCTGTGTTCCTTCTGCCTATTCTGCCATATTGAGCAGTGTAATGATAATCTGGTCTGCTCCCACCTCTGCCTTGCGTTTCACAATGTCCTCAATCTGGGCCCGCTGGGGATCCGTTATGGAAGGAGCGTTGATAACCACATCCACCTTATCCTTGGTGATGCTGACAACCGGATCTGAGAAGCCTTTTGCCATCAGGAGGGTTTCTGCGGCATTTTCCTTCTCGGAAACCTCGGTCAGGTCAATCATGTCCTGGATGGCCTGCTGTTTGGCTGCTTCGTCAATGCTGTCACTGTTAATCAGGCTCATCAGTGTCTCTTTGTTCTTGGCGCGCACCTGCTCCCTGCTGAGCTGCACGTTTGCTATGTAATCAGCCACGTTCATGCCGCTGGTCAGTACGGCTTCCCCGGGATTCTCCAGGCCGGCCTGGGCGGAGCTGTCCGTATCAGCCGCTGCCATCTGCCCCGGATCAGCTGCCTGGGTAGCCTCCTCAACTCCTGTGCCGTCTCCGGCCTGGGCCAGCTGTCCCTGGTCAGCCCCGGTATCGGCTGCCGCCTGGGCGCCGTCTGCGTCGCTTACCGCATCCAGGTCAGAAGGGTCCTGGTCCAGGCTGGGAATCTCCTGTAGTCCGGCCTGGCCGTTTAAGGAGGCTGCCTGGTTCTCCGCCAGGATATCTTCATCCGAAATGTCCATGGCGCCTGCCTCATACACCCGGTTGCCGCTTGCCAAATCCTTCTTCCCCGCGTAGTTCAGATATCCGGCTGCCGCAATCATGACAGCCAGTGTCGTGATGATGATTTGGTTCCTGCGGAAGAGACGTTTCATGTTCATGTCCTTCATGTGCTCTTTTACCTGTTTCATATTCTTGATTTTCATATCCTGCACTCCTTTATTTATTCCACCCTCTTTAATACTTTTATTTTATGTGCCGGCAGGCCAAATAATGCTTCCATAGCCTCAGAAATTTCAGCTTTTACAGTTGGGCTGCCTCCGCCCTCTGCGCTGATGATGATTCCCGATATCTCCGGACTCAGTTCTTTTTCAACAATGGGCGCGTTTGTACTGCTGCCGGAACCGCTTCCTGCCAGTATGGTATTCTCCTGTATCTGGTTGTTTGTCACATCCCTGGTGCCTCCCCCTGAATCCTTTTCCTGGGTGGTACTGGTATTCGTGGAGCGATCCACCCGCAGCACCTTTTCGCTGGAGGATTTAAGCACCACCATGACATCCACCTTCCCCACGCCGTCCACGGACTTTAATATATTCCTGATTCTGTTTTCCATCTGTGCTTCATAGGATCCGTCCTCGGATGTGCGGGCCGCCGCCGGGTAGGAATCTTCCCGGCCGTCTGATGCGCCTGCCCCATTTCCGTCCGGCCCCTGGGCCATCCCGTTTTGGGAGGAGCCCTGGCCAAAGCCGCTGTCCTCTCCGCTGCCGTTTGTATTGTCCTTTGTCCACAGCGGAACCGCTCCTGCGCCCTCTGTGCCGGCCCCCGCGATCTGCCCGCCGGTATTCTTATCCTTCTTGCTTCCTCCGGGCAGGGGAAAGGAGAGAATCATGAGAAGAACTCCTATAAGAAGCAATAACAGCCACTTTTCCTTAGTCATTTTTCCATTGAATCTGGATATCCGATTCTTCCAGCCCATAGTACTGCGCCACCTTTCCTGTTAAATGGTTTATTTTTTTGTCCGCCGCCATGCCTCCTGCCTCCCCCTCCCCCTGTTCCGGTGTGTCCCCGTTATTCTCCACGCCTCCGGTCTCCGGCAGCTCTCCCAGCTCCACATCCTCAACCTTCACACTGTCAATCCTCCCCGCGTCCACATTCACAGGCCTGCTCCCCATATAATCCCAGCTGCCCAGCTCTGTATCCGCCTTCTTCCCGCTGATGACCAGACCGATTCCTTCAATCTGCCCATAACGGCTGCTGTTTCTGTCACCGTCAATCTGTACGCTGGCTCCGGTGCATTCCAGTCCCTCCGCCCTGGCCATGGCCTCCACATCCGCTGCCACTGCCTGCTCATATTCACGGATGACCTGGTCCAGACGCCGTTCTTCCATCCCCCAAAGATCCTGCTTCAAATCATCCGTATCATTCTGAAAAGAAATGGATTTAAACATGGACGATATCTGCTCATCCAGGTGCAGCCCTCCTGTAAATGGGCTCACTACCAGAAGAATCAGGACCATGCCCGAAAAAAAGCGGATATATTTGCCGTATTTGGAATCCGCCAGAAGATTATTTACCACAGAAAGAAAAATCATGTAGTATATGATGTTCTTCACCCATCCATAGACAGCTTCCATAGGCATCTCCTTTTATTTAACACAATAGGTTCCGGGATTTTTCAGTCTGCTTTGCTAGGAGGCAAAATAATTCACATTGGTGGTGGCGCATGTAATGGCTATGGCTACCATAAACAGAAACATGGAGTAAAGCACAATCTGCAGCAGCAGCTTATGTCCTTTGGACACGCCCGACACACAGGACACCACCCGTTTGTCACACACAGGCTGCATCACGGCAGCCACGCACTGGTACATGATCATGAGGACTGTCAGCTTCATCACCGGAACAACGGATATGACAGCCAATACCACCACGGCCGCGGCTCCCATTGTATTCTTAATCAGCACCCCTGAGCCCAGAACCATCTGGGCCATGGCCCCGGCCCCCTGGCCCAGCCCCGGAATCATTTCCATAAGCCGTTTCATTCCTGCCTGGCCTGCCGCGTCAGCATAGGGAAGTATCATGGCCTGTATGAGATGAAATCCCACCACCAGCCCGGTCAGGGTCCGCAGGCTCCACACCACGGCCTGCTCCAGCAGTTCAGTCAGCTTTGATAAAAGCGCCTCCTTTGCCACATGGCTTCCCAATACCATGAGCACATAAATCCTGACCATGGATATGAGGACTGTGCTGCACAGCCATTGTACCCCGGTCACCGCGCCCAGCATACACTCATACAGCGCCAGGGCGCTCATGCTGCCCCCGGAAAACGCCACCGCCATATAGTAGGCCGGCATGAGCAGCTTCATGAATTCCAGTATCTGTTCCATCACCTGGGCCGCCACCTGCAGACTGGCGGAAAAGCTGGCTGCCAGACATGTAAACAGCAGGAGATATGTAACGAAAAAACCTGTGTCGGAAATCTGGCCTCCCTTAAATACGGAAGAAACATTGGTAAATACAGCTCCAATCAGACCAATGGCAGCCACCTGAAACAGCATCTGGCTCCCCCTGTCCACCTGCGAGAACAGAGCGTTCTTAAGCCCCATTCCGGTCTGGCCCAGGATGCCCTTTAAGTTTCCTTTCATCAGCTCCTTCATCAGCCCCCAGAAGGAAAGTCCTTCCATTCCCCCGTCCTGCTGTCCCATGACATCATCCAGAAACTGCTGAAGCCCCTCCATTTCATCCTGAAGTCCCATGTCCTGCAAAGCCTGGTCCGCCCCTGTCTCTGCCCCCTGCGCTCCGCTGGTGTCCCATCCCCGGCCTGGGGCCTGTTCCCCGCCAATGCCTGTCCCCTGTCCCCCCGCCGAAGCGCCGTAAACAGGTCCGCCTGCCCATCCCAGGACTCCGGCAAACAGCACTGCCAGGCCCCACAGGGCCGCGCTCCTGACTCCCCATTTCTTCCATCTCTTCATCCCAAAAATGTCTCCAATGTCCCAAAAAGCGCCAGCAGAATGGGCATACTGATACCCAGAATGGACAGCTTCCCGAATATTTCAATCTGGTTTCCCAGGGAACCATACCCTGCGTCCTTGCAGATTCCGGATGCAAATTCGGCCACATAGGTAATGCCCACCATTTTAAGCAGGGTCACCAGATACACGCTGTTTACCTTGATATAGCCCTGAATCCGTTCCAGGGCCTCCAATATATCCTTCAGCTTTCCGGTACCGTAAAAGAAGATAAAGGCGCCTGCCGCCATGACCATATATGCTGCGTATTCTCCCTTTAATCCCTTTAACTGCACCGCCAGCAGGACCGTGGCAATCCCCGCAGCCGCAATGGTAATAATTGTCATATGGTTTCCTCCCTGAAAAGGCGCGTTTTACAGCGCAAACAGATTCTTCATTGTCTCAAACAGGTCGTATATGTAAGGTATCATCCAAAATAAAACCAGCACCAGCCCGGCCAGACTCGTAAGAAAAGCCTGTTCATCCCGGCCGCTGTGCTTTAATACCTGGCAGATGACAGATACCAGGATTCCTACTGCCGCTATGCGAAATATCAGATTTACACCCATTGCCGTCTCCTCAATCTTCTTAAAATATATTTATAAATGTGTCCTGTGCCGCACAGTCACATCACCATCGTGAAGCATATGTCCCTGACTTGTCTTAAAACATTACAATCACAAGAAACATCCCGCCCATGATTCCCAGGCTTGTGTACAGCCTGCATTTCTCCCTCTGGTTCTGCCTCAGATAATCAATCGTCAAATCCAGCTGTTCCAGATACAGCTTCAGGGTCCGTTCCTGCATGTCCACATCCAGATACCCCAGATGCTCCCCCAGATGGGCCAGCTGTTCCAAATCCTCCTGTTCCAGGGGAATGGGGCCCGAATCCGTATTCAGGTTCATCACCTGGCGTTTCCATATCTCCTGAAGGGATTCTCCCTCCTGCATATAAATTCCCTCTGCCGCGGCCTCAAACAGGCCCCCCAGAGGTCCCGGCTCCCGTTTCCCCACCCGCTCCAGGGCTTCCGCCAGCGGCGCCCGGCTGTATGTAATCTCGCCTTTTAAGAAATATATCATCTGCCTCAGGGTTTCCAGCATCCTCAGCCGCCCTTTCCACTGCATGGCAGACCAGATTCCCAGTCCGCCAGCGGAAAACAGCACCAGAACTGCCCCTGTCCATTTAAATGCCGCCACCTTCCGACTCCTTTCCGCTTCCATCTGCATACAGGACATTTCCCCTGCCGTCCCATATAGACGCCACATGGCCTGCCGTTCCCCGGCAGTCCAGAAGAATCATCCGCTCAAAGGCGCCCTGTTGTATCAGCTCTCCCACAGCCGGCTTCTGCATGATATCCTCCAGCGAACTGCCGTGGATGGTGGCTGCCAGAGAACAGCCGCAGTTTCTCACATATTCAATGGCCTGCACGTCCTCCCTGCTCCCAATCTCATCCACCGCTATGACCTGGGGCGCCATGGACCTCACCAACATCATCATGCCCTGGCTTTTGGGACAGCAGTCCAGCACATCGGTTCTCATGCCCAGATCATTCTGTGGCACTCCCTGGTAGCAGGCTCCTAACTCAGACCGCTCATCCACCACTCCCACGGACACCCCCGTTATCCTTCTGCCGGATCGCTGGGTCCTGGGTCCGTCCGAGACCTGACGGATCATGTCCCGCAGCAGGGTGGTCTTGCCGCACCTGGGCGGCGATATCACCAATGTATTCAGGAAACGGCCATCGTCTGAATACAGATAATCCATCACCTGGTTGGCGCAGCCCTGAATCTGATGGGCTACCCGTATATTGATGAAGGAGATGGATTTCATAAGCCGTATATCCTGTCCAAAAGCCATGGTCCTGCCAGCCACACCAATCCGGTGCCCGCCCTGTATGGTGATGAATCCCTGACGCAGCTCTTCTTCCGCTGCATAGACGGAAAAGCTGCACATATATTCCACGGTCTCCTTCATCTGAGCCTGGCTGACCGTTACGATTCCGGCCCTGGCCCAGTACCGCTCCTGCTCCTGGCAGCGGCCGCTTCCCCGGATATCCCTTACCGGCGGATCGGGAACCCCCACCGCCAGGCTTCCATCTGTTTTAACCGCATATTCCCGGCCGCCGCAGATAAGCAGCAGCGGCTTCTGGGTCCTCATCCGTATCTCCTGTACCCTGTCGAAATCCACAGTAACCTGTCCAAGTACTGCACGCAGATCCCTTGGGAATATTTTTAAGACTTCTTCCCTGCCAGCCATAATCTTCACCCCTTTTACCTCAATATATGAAACGTGTCCAAAAATATGACTGGAGCCGAAAAAAAGGCAGCACCGGCCCGGCGGGGGCTGTGCTGCCAATTCTGATTCATCTGTGTCTGTTTTATCTGTCTTATCTGTTTCCTTCTATCTATCTATCTATCTTCTTCTCTTTACCTTCTTAACAATCTGGCCCGTAGGCCTCCTGTCAATCTTGTATACAATCTGCATAAACCGGGCCACCTCGTCCCAGGCTTCCCGGCTCTCAGGAACCAGGTCCATACTCATCTGGAACACATGAAACATCCCCTCATACACGGACACCCGGCGCTTTACTCCGGCCCTCCGGGCATTCTGGGCCACCTCCAGCGTATCGCTTAAAAGCATCTCATGGCCGCCAGCCTGAAGAAGCATGGGCGGCAGGCCCCTGAAATCCCCGAATACAGGCGACATATAAGGATCCCTGGGATCAGCGCCGCTGATGTATGAGGAATTGTAAAGCATACTCTCCCGTGAATTGCCAAAGAGAGGATCATTTTCAAAATTAAATTCATAACTGTCACCGCTGCATGTCAAATCGGCCCAGGGGGACATGAGCACCAGCCCGGCGGGCTGAGGCATCCCATGGTCCCTGAGGTAAAGACACAGGGCCAGGGCCAGGCCGCCTCCTGCGGAATCACCGGCAACCACCACCTGGCCCGGCCTGTAGTGTTTTTCCTTAACCAGCCACTGGTAGGCGTGAATAACATCCTCCAGGGCCGCCGGATACGGGTGTTCCGGCGCCACCCTGTAATCCACGGTCAGCACATCCCCGCCGTAGCTGAGACGGCTGTAGCGCACGGAAAACTTACGGTAAATATTCTTCATGGGGCCTATATATCCGCCTCCGTGAAGCTGAAGCACCACCCTGCCGGTGACCACTCCCTCCGGCTTAAGATATTCCATTTTAAAGGGTTCCCTGTCAATAATTTCATACTCGTAGCCAGATGGGCATACCCAGGCCGGTTCCACGGGATTTTTCCTGAATTCCCCTGTCTGGATGGGTTTTCCCAGGGACGTTTCCATGATGTCGTGAATCATATCCCGCACCAGCGCCCCCCGTATACTCACATTTTTATTACGCATGCTTATCTGTATCCTCTCTGTAAATGCAGGGTCCCTCCGTTATCACAGATGAAACCGTCTGATGAGTTCGTTCTTAAACCTTCTGTCCCCCAGGAATATGGTCAAAGCCAGGATTCCCACGGTCAGTATTACTGTTATAATTGCCATGGCAGGGTGGGTGACCAGCCCTGCGGCCCACAAAATCAGCGGGATAAAGCTGAAAACCGTAATGGCGATCTGGTACATGAAATAGCTCTGCCAGTTCAAACGGTTCACAACAATGAGGAACACCACGGCCGCATCCGCAAACAGTATGGTTCCCGGCACAGCATAGTTGACGGACCAGCCTTCAAATCCCAGGACCCGGTCTATCATCACAAGCAGAATCTGCATGCCAATGGTTTCTATCAGCAGTGATTTTCCCAGATTGGCATGGCGCAGGATGGAATACCGGAGGGTCAGGCCCACATAGGCGATACCCGGTATGGCAATGCCCGACCACCAGAGCCCGTCATAGGTAACAATATTAACCAGGCCCAGAAACAGTGCCACCACAGCCAATACACCGTAGCATACAAGCACCAGTTTTTTCCATATGCTCTCGTCATGCTGAATCACCGGATAATTCCCCTTATCCGCCTCCGGCATGATAACGCCGTTGCTCTCCAGCTCCACCGGAATGCCGTCCGCCCT
Coding sequences within:
- a CDS encoding SWIM zinc finger family protein, whose translation is MREIPEQQIAAMAPNANAVNNARKIVKSGGFTEHARSEDDTFYMGSCKGSGSSAYRVTLDFADNDAPVCRCSCPSRQFPCKHGLALMMELSQGRHWDICDIPQDILDKRAKKDVRAGKKESQGDRPRAPKKTNQAARTKKLKKQLEGLDLAEKVVRELVEAGLGTLNGTSVKVYQDLAKQLGDYYLPGPQRLVQSLVLEVSRLKEDGKGDYKEAVRILVFLRALIKKSRAYLTEKLEQGQVEDDASVLYEELGGIWNLDRLIELGLKKENVRLLQLSFHVSYDGARRELVDKGWWLDLDSGEIDITYNYRPVKALKYVKEEDSVTEALRVPMLVYYPGENGRRIRWEGQEFLPVTGELLAEARDKASSSLPELVKAAKNELKNTLSDGRFGCLVSYDGLGTVGTEGVKGEQREYIMYCGNSTIELKDRPGDRPSVCRLDILPDRQMAGNQVMFGVLWYDRSRHRICLHPYSIITAKEVVRLLY
- a CDS encoding SpoIIIAH-like family protein — translated: MKIKNMKQVKEHMKDMNMKRLFRRNQIIITTLAVMIAAAGYLNYAGKKDLASGNRVYEAGAMDISDEDILAENQAASLNGQAGLQEIPSLDQDPSDLDAVSDADGAQAAADTGADQGQLAQAGDGTGVEEATQAADPGQMAAADTDSSAQAGLENPGEAVLTSGMNVADYIANVQLSREQVRAKNKETLMSLINSDSIDEAAKQQAIQDMIDLTEVSEKENAAETLLMAKGFSDPVVSITKDKVDVVINAPSITDPQRAQIEDIVKRKAEVGADQIIITLLNMAE
- a CDS encoding stage III sporulation protein AG, which translates into the protein MGWKNRISRFNGKMTKEKWLLLLLIGVLLMILSFPLPGGSKKDKNTGGQIAGAGTEGAGAVPLWTKDNTNGSGEDSGFGQGSSQNGMAQGPDGNGAGASDGREDSYPAAARTSEDGSYEAQMENRIRNILKSVDGVGKVDVMVVLKSSSEKVLRVDRSTNTSTTQEKDSGGGTRDVTNNQIQENTILAGSGSGSSTNAPIVEKELSPEISGIIISAEGGGSPTVKAEISEAMEALFGLPAHKIKVLKRVE
- a CDS encoding stage III sporulation protein AF, translated to MEAVYGWVKNIIYYMIFLSVVNNLLADSKYGKYIRFFSGMVLILLVVSPFTGGLHLDEQISSMFKSISFQNDTDDLKQDLWGMEERRLDQVIREYEQAVAADVEAMARAEGLECTGASVQIDGDRNSSRYGQIEGIGLVISGKKADTELGSWDYMGSRPVNVDAGRIDSVKVEDVELGELPETGGVENNGDTPEQGEGEAGGMAADKKINHLTGKVAQYYGLEESDIQIQWKND
- a CDS encoding stage III sporulation protein AE gives rise to the protein MKRWKKWGVRSAALWGLAVLFAGVLGWAGGPVYGASAGGQGTGIGGEQAPGRGWDTSGAQGAETGADQALQDMGLQDEMEGLQQFLDDVMGQQDGGMEGLSFWGLMKELMKGNLKGILGQTGMGLKNALFSQVDRGSQMLFQVAAIGLIGAVFTNVSSVFKGGQISDTGFFVTYLLLFTCLAASFSASLQVAAQVMEQILEFMKLLMPAYYMAVAFSGGSMSALALYECMLGAVTGVQWLCSTVLISMVRIYVLMVLGSHVAKEALLSKLTELLEQAVVWSLRTLTGLVVGFHLIQAMILPYADAAGQAGMKRLMEMIPGLGQGAGAMAQMVLGSGVLIKNTMGAAAVVVLAVISVVPVMKLTVLMIMYQCVAAVMQPVCDKRVVSCVSGVSKGHKLLLQIVLYSMFLFMVAIAITCATTNVNYFAS
- a CDS encoding SpoIIIAC/SpoIIIAD family protein — encoded protein: MTIITIAAAGIATVLLAVQLKGLKGEYAAYMVMAAGAFIFFYGTGKLKDILEALERIQGYIKVNSVYLVTLLKMVGITYVAEFASGICKDAGYGSLGNQIEIFGKLSILGISMPILLALFGTLETFLG
- the spoIIIAC gene encoding stage III sporulation protein AC, with amino-acid sequence MGVNLIFRIAAVGILVSVICQVLKHSGRDEQAFLTSLAGLVLVLFWMIPYIYDLFETMKNLFAL
- a CDS encoding stage III sporulation protein AB, which codes for MAAFKWTGAVLVLFSAGGLGIWSAMQWKGRLRMLETLRQMIYFLKGEITYSRAPLAEALERVGKREPGPLGGLFEAAAEGIYMQEGESLQEIWKRQVMNLNTDSGPIPLEQEDLEQLAHLGEHLGYLDVDMQERTLKLYLEQLDLTIDYLRQNQREKCRLYTSLGIMGGMFLVIVMF
- the spoIIIAA gene encoding stage III sporulation protein AA; its protein translation is MAGREEVLKIFPRDLRAVLGQVTVDFDRVQEIRMRTQKPLLLICGGREYAVKTDGSLAVGVPDPPVRDIRGSGRCQEQERYWARAGIVTVSQAQMKETVEYMCSFSVYAAEEELRQGFITIQGGHRIGVAGRTMAFGQDIRLMKSISFINIRVAHQIQGCANQVMDYLYSDDGRFLNTLVISPPRCGKTTLLRDMIRQVSDGPRTQRSGRRITGVSVGVVDERSELGACYQGVPQNDLGMRTDVLDCCPKSQGMMMLVRSMAPQVIAVDEIGSREDVQAIEYVRNCGCSLAATIHGSSLEDIMQKPAVGELIQQGAFERMILLDCRGTAGHVASIWDGRGNVLYADGSGKESEGGGI
- a CDS encoding alpha/beta hydrolase → MRNKNVSIRGALVRDMIHDIMETSLGKPIQTGEFRKNPVEPAWVCPSGYEYEIIDREPFKMEYLKPEGVVTGRVVLQLHGGGYIGPMKNIYRKFSVRYSRLSYGGDVLTVDYRVAPEHPYPAALEDVIHAYQWLVKEKHYRPGQVVVAGDSAGGGLALALCLYLRDHGMPQPAGLVLMSPWADLTCSGDSYEFNFENDPLFGNSRESMLYNSSYISGADPRDPYMSPVFGDFRGLPPMLLQAGGHEMLLSDTLEVAQNARRAGVKRRVSVYEGMFHVFQMSMDLVPESREAWDEVARFMQIVYKIDRRPTGQIVKKVKRRR